Proteins from a single region of Macrotis lagotis isolate mMagLag1 chromosome 2, bilby.v1.9.chrom.fasta, whole genome shotgun sequence:
- the LOC141511282 gene encoding cytochrome c oxidase subunit 7A2-like, mitochondrial, whose product MGKDLGKKLRDGGIRGYYKFSSFTQKLARAWASSAYSPQGLKPVTSSESPPIIFSTPTKFASEIAPYDYAGKNKVPELQKFFQKSDGLPVHLKHGLPDQMLYQTTMALTLGGTIYCLIALYMASQPKNK is encoded by the exons ATGGGTAAAGATCTAGGTAAAAAACTGAGAGATGGAGGGATAAGAG GGTACTACAAGTTCAGCAGCTTCACCCAGAAGCTGGCTAGGGCCTGGGCCTCATCCGCCTACAGCCCTCAGGGTTTAAAACCTGTGACATCCTCAGAATCACCACCTATCATATTTTCCACACCAACAAAATTTGCCTCAGAAATAGCTCCATATGATTATGCTGGGAAAAACAAAGTTCCAGAGCTGCAGAAATTTTTTCAGAAGTCTGATGGTCTACCTGTCCACTTGAAACACGGTCTACCTGACCAAATGCTCTATCAGACCACCATGGCTTTGACTCTGGGAGGGACCATCTACTGCCTGATAGCTCTCTACATGGCTTCACAacccaaaaataaatga